In the Pseudonocardia cypriaca genome, one interval contains:
- the zwf gene encoding glucose-6-phosphate dehydrogenase — MAADRVDALVIFGATGDLAKLETFPALVGLVDRDVLDVPVIGVAKSGWNLDRFRDYAARSLRDNGMDVESPAARTMLGLLRYVDGDLGDDATYAEMSREMGDARRALFYLEVPPFLFGRIAEGISKAGRAEGARVMVEKPFGTDLDSAVALNETMHRYFPEDAIYRVDHWLGLDSLNDVLVARFANSMIEPLLGRDHVESIQITMAEAFDVADRGRFYDATGAIRDVVQNHMLQVLATVVADPPDGSGANSWLDAKARVVAALRPLTPADTVRGQYDGYRDVDGVDALSTVESYVAVRLALDSWRWAGVPLLIRAGKTLPVTATEISIKFRPVPYDVFAMFGVTGKNLTNALRFRIWPNTRISLTLAGKKPGPGAEPRLNDLVFAEHAGEEMRPYDRLIGAALDGRRVFFARQDTVEAAWRVVDPVLGDAVPVHTYPRGSWGPKEADSLLPNGEAWHDPA, encoded by the coding sequence GTGGCAGCAGACCGGGTGGACGCTCTCGTCATATTCGGGGCAACAGGTGACCTGGCGAAGCTGGAGACCTTTCCCGCCCTGGTGGGACTGGTGGACCGGGACGTGCTCGACGTCCCCGTCATCGGGGTCGCCAAGAGCGGCTGGAACCTCGACCGCTTCCGTGATTACGCCGCGCGGTCGCTGCGGGACAACGGCATGGACGTCGAGTCGCCGGCGGCGCGGACGATGCTCGGCCTGCTCCGTTACGTCGACGGGGATCTCGGCGACGACGCCACCTACGCAGAGATGTCCCGGGAGATGGGTGACGCCCGGCGGGCCCTGTTCTACCTGGAGGTGCCCCCGTTCCTGTTCGGCCGCATCGCCGAGGGCATCTCGAAGGCGGGGCGGGCCGAGGGCGCCCGGGTGATGGTGGAGAAGCCCTTCGGTACCGACCTGGACAGTGCCGTCGCGCTCAACGAGACCATGCACCGGTACTTCCCGGAGGACGCCATCTACCGCGTCGACCACTGGTTGGGCCTGGATTCGCTCAACGACGTCCTCGTTGCCCGGTTCGCCAACTCGATGATCGAGCCGCTGCTGGGCCGCGACCACGTGGAGAGCATCCAGATCACGATGGCCGAGGCCTTCGACGTCGCCGACCGGGGCCGGTTCTACGACGCGACCGGTGCGATTCGCGACGTCGTGCAGAACCACATGCTGCAGGTGCTGGCCACCGTGGTCGCCGACCCGCCGGACGGCTCCGGCGCGAACTCGTGGCTGGACGCGAAGGCGCGCGTGGTGGCCGCACTGCGGCCGCTGACGCCTGCGGACACGGTCCGCGGCCAGTACGACGGCTACCGCGACGTGGACGGTGTCGACGCGCTGTCGACGGTGGAGTCGTACGTCGCGGTCCGGCTCGCGCTCGACTCGTGGCGGTGGGCGGGCGTGCCCCTGCTCATCCGCGCCGGCAAGACCCTGCCCGTGACCGCGACGGAGATCAGTATCAAGTTCCGCCCGGTGCCGTACGACGTGTTCGCCATGTTCGGCGTGACCGGCAAGAACCTCACCAACGCGCTGCGGTTCCGCATCTGGCCGAACACCCGGATCAGCCTCACGCTGGCCGGGAAGAAGCCGGGCCCGGGAGCCGAGCCGCGGCTGAACGACCTCGTGTTCGCCGAGCACGCCGGCGAGGAGATGCGACCCTACGACCGGCTCATCGGCGCCGCCCTCGACGGTCGCCGGGTCTTCTTCGCCCGGCAGGACACCGTGGAGGCGGCGTGGCGCGTCGTCGACCCGGTTCTCGGCGACGCCGTACCCGTGCACACGTACCCGCGGGGCAGCTGGGGACCGAAGGAGGCCGACAGCCTGCTCCCGAACGGCGAGGCCTGGCACGACCCGGCCTGA
- a CDS encoding diacylglycerol/lipid kinase family protein → MTVPAASVSGRQRAAAAVALLTAVLTVVLAVVVAITDFPEGLGVLGCVAIALGAAWFGVVRGGRQRGVGIAVAVLALLGGAALLIRNGSWLPLMLLVLGIAIWHAAARAAFQAHVHLPAADRPRRPVLFVNPWSGGGKAAKVGLADEAAARGIRTVELHRGDDLEQLVRDAVAEGADGLAAAGGDGTQAIVATAAAEHGLPYACIPAGTRNHFALDLGVDRDDVVGALDAFVDGGEHVVDLGEVNGRVFVNNVSMGLYAEAVQSEGYRDAKIRTLLDTAPTVLGPAGSELDLRWSSPDGVAHASAATILVSNNPYRLGRAVGSGTRPRIDTGQLGVAVVPARGDDGTAGHGPSSLLRQWSTQAFQIDSAQPVPLGIDGEAVVLDPPIRFRIRPRTLRVRIAPQHPGASPSAMQPDRVVDGFRALAAIAAGRVPTPDVLHPEDHRANEQL, encoded by the coding sequence ATGACCGTTCCCGCGGCTTCCGTGTCCGGCAGGCAACGCGCAGCCGCCGCGGTCGCGCTCCTCACCGCGGTGCTGACGGTTGTGCTCGCCGTCGTGGTGGCGATCACCGACTTCCCGGAGGGCCTCGGCGTACTCGGTTGCGTCGCGATCGCGCTGGGGGCGGCCTGGTTCGGGGTCGTGCGAGGCGGTCGGCAACGCGGCGTAGGGATCGCGGTGGCGGTGCTGGCCCTCCTGGGGGGCGCGGCGCTGCTGATCCGCAACGGCAGCTGGCTCCCCTTGATGCTGCTCGTGCTCGGAATCGCGATCTGGCACGCCGCCGCCCGCGCGGCGTTCCAGGCGCATGTTCACCTTCCTGCCGCCGACCGGCCGCGGCGACCGGTGCTGTTCGTCAACCCGTGGTCCGGCGGCGGGAAGGCCGCCAAGGTCGGGCTGGCCGACGAAGCCGCCGCCCGGGGGATCAGGACCGTTGAGCTGCACCGCGGCGACGATCTCGAGCAACTCGTCCGCGACGCCGTCGCCGAGGGCGCCGACGGCCTCGCGGCGGCCGGCGGGGACGGCACACAGGCCATCGTCGCCACAGCTGCCGCCGAACACGGCCTGCCCTACGCGTGCATTCCCGCCGGCACCCGCAACCATTTCGCGCTCGACCTGGGTGTGGATCGCGACGACGTCGTCGGGGCCCTCGACGCCTTCGTCGACGGCGGCGAACACGTCGTCGACCTCGGGGAGGTCAACGGCCGGGTGTTCGTCAACAACGTCTCGATGGGCCTGTACGCCGAGGCGGTGCAGAGCGAGGGCTACCGCGACGCGAAGATCCGCACCTTGCTCGACACCGCACCGACGGTCCTGGGTCCCGCCGGCTCCGAGCTCGACCTGCGCTGGAGCTCTCCCGACGGTGTGGCCCACGCGTCGGCGGCCACGATCCTGGTGTCCAACAACCCCTACCGGCTCGGCCGTGCCGTCGGCTCCGGGACCCGTCCGCGCATCGACACCGGGCAGCTCGGCGTCGCCGTGGTACCGGCCCGTGGTGACGACGGGACGGCAGGGCACGGACCGTCCTCGCTGCTGCGGCAGTGGTCGACGCAGGCGTTCCAGATCGACTCGGCACAACCCGTCCCGCTGGGAATCGACGGTGAGGCCGTCGTGCTCGACCCACCGATCCGCTTCCGGATCCGACCCCGCACGCTGCGCGTCCGGATCGCCCCGCAGCACCCAGGGGCGTCACCATCGGCGATGCAGCCCGACCGGGTCGTGGACGGCTTCCGCGCACTGGCAGCGATCGCCGCGGGCCGGGTGCCGACGCCGGACGTGCTGCACCCCGAGGACCACCGGGCAAACGAGCAGCTGTGA
- a CDS encoding inorganic phosphate transporter — protein MDVLVIVVVVVVTALVFDFTNGFHDTANAMATSIATGALRPKAAVTIAGLLNLAGAFLSVEVAKTISGGIVAEALITPVVIFAGLVGAILWNLLTWLLGLPSSSSHALFGGLIGATLMAAGPNAVNGTAVLGKVVLPAVVSPLLAGLVAVTATFVAYRITARADAGTAHRGFRIGQVVSASTVALAHGTNDAQKTMGVITLTLITAGALAPGSAPPFWVVASAGLAIALGTYVGGWRIIRTLGRRISDIQTTQGFTAETTSATVILASSHLGLPISTTQVCTGAIFGAGAGRRLATVHWSVAGRMALAWAVTLPAAAVVGAAASWTAASGPFGVVVVAVGGLALAAGMYAASRRNPVNALNVNDVPTLPPVPAATRSGQEAA, from the coding sequence ATGGACGTGTTGGTCATCGTCGTGGTGGTCGTGGTTACTGCACTCGTCTTCGATTTCACGAACGGCTTCCACGACACGGCGAACGCGATGGCGACCTCCATCGCCACCGGAGCGCTGCGCCCCAAGGCCGCCGTCACGATCGCGGGACTCCTCAACCTGGCCGGTGCCTTCCTCTCCGTCGAGGTGGCCAAGACGATCTCCGGTGGGATCGTCGCCGAGGCCCTGATCACCCCGGTCGTGATTTTCGCCGGGCTCGTCGGGGCCATCCTCTGGAATCTGCTGACCTGGCTGCTCGGGCTGCCCTCCAGCTCCTCGCACGCGTTGTTCGGCGGACTCATCGGTGCCACCCTGATGGCGGCAGGGCCGAACGCGGTCAACGGCACGGCCGTCCTCGGCAAGGTCGTCCTACCGGCCGTGGTCTCGCCGCTCCTCGCCGGTCTCGTGGCCGTCACGGCGACGTTCGTCGCCTACCGGATCACCGCACGGGCCGACGCCGGGACCGCCCATCGCGGCTTCCGGATCGGTCAGGTGGTCTCCGCCTCGACGGTCGCGCTCGCTCACGGCACCAACGATGCGCAGAAGACGATGGGTGTGATCACGCTGACGCTGATCACGGCGGGCGCTCTCGCACCCGGCTCCGCGCCACCGTTCTGGGTGGTCGCCTCCGCGGGGCTGGCGATCGCGCTGGGCACCTATGTCGGCGGCTGGCGGATCATCCGGACGCTGGGCAGGCGCATCAGCGACATCCAGACGACCCAGGGCTTCACCGCCGAGACCACGAGCGCCACTGTCATCCTGGCTTCCAGCCACCTCGGCCTCCCGATCTCCACGACACAGGTGTGCACCGGTGCGATCTTCGGTGCCGGAGCGGGACGCAGGCTCGCGACAGTGCATTGGAGTGTCGCGGGCCGGATGGCACTGGCCTGGGCGGTCACCCTGCCCGCTGCCGCGGTCGTCGGAGCGGCCGCCTCGTGGACGGCGGCGAGCGGGCCGTTCGGCGTCGTCGTGGTCGCGGTGGGCGGGCTTGCGCTCGCGGCCGGCATGTACGCCGCGTCGCGTCGAAACCCGGTGAACGCGCTCAACGTCAACGACGTGCCCACGCTTCCGCCCGTACCCGCCGCGACCCGCTCGGGTCAGGAGGCCGCGTGA
- a CDS encoding DUF4203 domain-containing protein: MLLLLVGLVLCFAGGRSLRLTGFCLGFALAWAFADLLGADVPVGLVIALGGAIAGLVLVSLVFRFAMWVIGGLAGATIALKVYVHVGLGEGSALVAVLFAAALGLIVGFLADRHREPLLAAVTALSGASIILNALATLAPAGLAFLGQPTTGAQSALATAAWVILAVVGWLVQKRALRTRAGRVS; the protein is encoded by the coding sequence GTGCTCCTCCTCCTGGTGGGGCTGGTGCTGTGCTTCGCCGGGGGCCGTTCGCTCCGGCTGACCGGGTTCTGTCTGGGCTTCGCGCTTGCCTGGGCGTTCGCCGACCTGCTCGGCGCGGACGTTCCCGTCGGACTCGTCATAGCTCTCGGCGGGGCGATCGCCGGGCTCGTCCTCGTCTCGTTGGTGTTCAGGTTCGCGATGTGGGTGATCGGGGGACTTGCCGGCGCCACGATCGCGCTCAAGGTTTACGTGCACGTGGGCCTGGGTGAGGGCAGTGCACTGGTCGCGGTGCTCTTCGCGGCGGCCCTCGGTCTGATCGTCGGGTTCCTGGCCGACCGGCACCGAGAGCCTTTGCTCGCGGCCGTGACCGCGCTCAGCGGCGCGAGCATCATCCTCAACGCACTGGCGACCCTCGCCCCGGCCGGCCTCGCCTTCCTCGGTCAACCCACCACCGGCGCACAGAGTGCACTCGCCACCGCCGCCTGGGTGATCTTGGCGGTTGTCGGGTGGCTCGTGCAGAAACGCGCGCTGCGGACCAGGGCAGGGCGAGTCTCCTGA
- a CDS encoding DUF7144 family membrane protein, with protein MNSKPTTEPTAQANGTGPESVATHQATHTTTSWATGLARFAGLAMALLGVLYIVAGTGALFQSTAPVPGLVHVFSIDAVTWGWIHIVAGALVGLAGMAVISGTLWGRVIGIAVTAVAIGVSFLSLSHHPALSILGIMLGFAVVWALCVFDEEASAASPTMLD; from the coding sequence ATGAACAGCAAGCCGACCACCGAGCCGACCGCGCAGGCGAACGGCACCGGCCCGGAATCCGTCGCCACGCATCAGGCCACGCACACCACCACGTCGTGGGCGACAGGGCTCGCCCGCTTCGCCGGTCTGGCGATGGCCCTCCTCGGCGTGCTGTACATCGTCGCCGGGACGGGCGCGCTGTTCCAGAGCACCGCCCCCGTGCCCGGCCTGGTCCACGTGTTCTCGATCGACGCCGTCACCTGGGGCTGGATCCACATCGTCGCGGGCGCGCTGGTGGGTCTCGCGGGGATGGCCGTCATATCGGGGACGTTGTGGGGACGGGTGATCGGGATCGCGGTGACCGCCGTCGCCATCGGGGTGAGCTTCCTGTCGCTGTCGCACCATCCCGCGCTGTCGATCCTCGGGATCATGCTGGGCTTCGCCGTGGTCTGGGCCCTCTGCGTCTTCGACGAGGAAGCCTCAGCGGCATCGCCCACCATGCTGGACTGA
- a CDS encoding AI-2E family transporter produces the protein MKRYPRAAVILVGLAGATVAGMGISSLRGILAPTLLTLVLTICAAPVRDWLPARGVPRGIATPTIVLVVFGVLAAFVYAIVIALAQFLAMLPTYSDQFAQIGEGVARWLGSAGIGQAQIQAIVAGIDPRNIVATVAGALGGVAALTGALVIVLTMMILMAADSAYARVIFGQLREVNPDFIAAITQYTSNVRRYMVVTTLLGIVQGTLNTIALAFLGVPSALLWGMLSFLCSFIPNVGYFIALIPPLFFGFLVGGWSTAVVVLVVYAVINAVVQSIVQPRVVGQAVSLSQTVTLFSVLFWAVIMGPIGAILAVPLTLLAKAVLMDADPRARRWQPAVGPTAETRALLSAEVEQERADRKAARTATEPAPPPLKG, from the coding sequence ATGAAGAGGTACCCGCGGGCCGCCGTCATTCTCGTCGGCCTGGCCGGTGCGACCGTCGCGGGGATGGGCATCAGCAGCCTGCGGGGAATCCTGGCTCCGACGCTCCTCACGCTCGTCCTCACGATCTGCGCAGCTCCCGTTCGCGACTGGCTGCCGGCGCGCGGCGTGCCGAGGGGAATCGCCACACCAACCATCGTCCTCGTCGTGTTCGGGGTACTGGCCGCATTCGTGTATGCGATCGTGATCGCTTTGGCCCAGTTCTTGGCGATGTTGCCGACCTATTCGGATCAATTCGCTCAAATCGGTGAGGGTGTCGCTCGATGGTTGGGTAGTGCGGGAATCGGTCAGGCGCAGATCCAGGCCATCGTGGCAGGGATCGACCCCCGGAACATCGTGGCAACGGTCGCCGGTGCGCTGGGCGGAGTTGCGGCGCTGACCGGTGCGCTGGTGATCGTTCTCACGATGATGATCCTGATGGCGGCCGATTCAGCGTACGCTCGCGTGATCTTCGGCCAGCTCCGAGAGGTCAACCCGGACTTCATCGCCGCGATCACACAGTACACGTCGAATGTGCGCCGTTACATGGTGGTGACCACGTTGCTCGGCATCGTGCAGGGGACGCTGAACACCATTGCGTTAGCTTTCCTGGGCGTACCGTCCGCACTGTTGTGGGGGATGCTCTCCTTCCTCTGCAGCTTCATCCCGAACGTCGGCTACTTCATCGCCCTCATCCCGCCCCTCTTCTTCGGATTTCTCGTAGGAGGCTGGTCGACAGCGGTCGTCGTGTTGGTCGTGTACGCCGTCATCAACGCGGTCGTGCAGTCGATCGTCCAGCCGCGGGTCGTCGGCCAAGCGGTATCGCTGAGCCAGACGGTGACGTTGTTCTCGGTGCTGTTCTGGGCTGTGATCATGGGCCCGATCGGAGCCATTCTGGCGGTCCCGCTGACGCTGCTCGCCAAGGCCGTTCTCATGGATGCAGATCCGCGTGCCCGCCGGTGGCAACCCGCCGTCGGGCCAACGGCCGAGACCCGTGCCCTCCTGAGCGCTGAGGTGGAGCAGGAACGAGCGGATCGAAAAGCAGCGCGTACGGCGACCGAGCCGGCGCCGCCGCCGTTGAAGGGATGA
- a CDS encoding alkyl/aryl-sulfatase, with amino-acid sequence MIQKPPTGSTESAHREMSTTLPFGNTADFDDAARGFLGAWEPGVVRAADGRVVWESDSYAFLTGEAPATVNPSLWRQSTLVAKQGLFEVVEGIYQVRGLDLSNMTIVEGDTGSIVIDPLISTETAAAALALYREHRGDRPVVAVIYTHSHVDHFGGVFGVATQDDVDAGKVQVIAPEGFTQHAVEENVYAGTAMARRAGYMYGAALARGPQGQVGAGLGQTTSTGEIGLIVPTHDITTTGQTLTVDGVEIEFQMAPGTEAPAEMHFYFPRYRALCMAENATHTLHNLLTLRGALVRDPHVWSQYLTEAIETFGARTDVAFASHHWPTWGRERVVSFLSTQRDLYAYLHDQTLRLLNQGFTGVEIAEMIELPPALTDSWSTHGYYGSVSHNVKAIYQRYMGWFDGNPARLWPYPPAELATRYVGALGGIDRVVELAQAAFDSGDYRWAATLLDHAVFTESDHGPARELYADTLEQLGYGAENGTWRNFFLSGATELREGNFGTPAATAAPAIVAQLTPAQLFDSLAISVNGPRAWDLDLSLDVTFTDIDTNHRLTLHNGVLVHRERPADNTADMTLTLTTSRMLGLLGGDTTSPGADVAGDGKVLQSLLDVLERGNPSFNIMTP; translated from the coding sequence ATGATCCAGAAGCCGCCGACCGGGTCCACGGAGTCCGCCCATCGGGAGATGTCCACGACGCTGCCGTTCGGGAACACGGCGGACTTCGATGACGCCGCTCGGGGGTTCTTGGGGGCGTGGGAGCCGGGCGTGGTTCGTGCTGCCGATGGCCGGGTGGTGTGGGAGAGCGACAGCTACGCGTTCCTGACCGGCGAGGCGCCTGCGACGGTCAACCCGAGCCTGTGGCGGCAGTCGACGCTGGTGGCGAAGCAAGGTCTGTTCGAGGTGGTCGAGGGCATCTACCAGGTGCGCGGCCTGGACCTGTCGAACATGACGATCGTCGAGGGTGACACCGGGTCGATCGTCATCGACCCGCTGATCTCCACCGAGACCGCGGCCGCGGCATTGGCTCTGTACCGCGAGCATCGCGGTGACCGGCCGGTGGTTGCGGTCATCTACACGCACAGCCACGTCGACCATTTCGGTGGCGTCTTCGGGGTCGCCACGCAGGACGACGTCGACGCCGGGAAGGTTCAGGTGATCGCCCCGGAGGGCTTCACCCAGCACGCGGTCGAGGAGAACGTCTACGCGGGCACGGCGATGGCCCGCCGCGCGGGCTACATGTACGGCGCGGCGCTCGCGCGCGGCCCTCAGGGCCAGGTGGGCGCCGGGTTGGGGCAGACGACGTCGACCGGTGAGATCGGGCTGATCGTGCCCACCCACGACATCACCACGACCGGCCAGACCCTGACCGTGGACGGGGTGGAGATCGAGTTCCAGATGGCACCGGGGACCGAGGCTCCCGCGGAGATGCATTTCTACTTCCCGCGGTACCGCGCGTTGTGCATGGCGGAGAACGCGACCCACACCCTGCACAACCTGCTGACCCTGCGTGGGGCCCTGGTGCGTGACCCGCACGTGTGGTCGCAGTACCTGACCGAGGCCATCGAGACGTTCGGGGCGCGGACCGACGTGGCCTTCGCTTCCCACCATTGGCCGACGTGGGGCCGCGAGCGGGTCGTCTCGTTCCTCTCGACCCAGCGCGACCTGTACGCGTACCTGCACGACCAGACGTTGCGCCTGCTCAACCAGGGGTTCACGGGCGTCGAGATCGCCGAGATGATCGAGCTGCCGCCCGCCCTGACGGACTCGTGGAGCACTCACGGCTACTACGGCTCGGTCAGCCACAACGTCAAAGCGATCTACCAGCGTTACATGGGCTGGTTCGACGGCAACCCGGCCCGGCTGTGGCCGTACCCGCCTGCCGAGCTCGCCACCCGCTACGTCGGCGCGCTCGGGGGCATCGACCGGGTCGTCGAGCTCGCCCAGGCGGCGTTCGACTCCGGCGACTACCGGTGGGCGGCCACCCTGCTGGACCACGCGGTCTTCACCGAGTCGGATCACGGCCCTGCCCGCGAGCTGTACGCGGACACCCTCGAGCAACTGGGCTACGGCGCCGAGAACGGCACGTGGCGCAACTTCTTCCTGTCCGGCGCCACCGAACTCCGTGAAGGCAACTTCGGCACCCCGGCCGCCACGGCCGCGCCCGCGATCGTCGCCCAGCTGACTCCGGCGCAGCTGTTCGACTCGCTGGCGATCTCGGTCAACGGACCCCGCGCGTGGGACCTCGACCTGTCCCTCGACGTGACGTTCACCGACATCGACACCAATCACCGGCTCACCCTGCACAACGGTGTGCTCGTCCACCGCGAGCGACCGGCCGACAACACCGCGGACATGACCCTGACCTTGACCACCAGCAGGATGCTCGGGCTCCTCGGAGGCGACACCACCAGTCCGGGTGCCGACGTCGCGGGGGACGGGAAGGTCCTGCAGTCGCTGCTGGACGTGCTCGAGAGAGGCAACCCTTCCTTCAACATCATGACGCCGTAG
- a CDS encoding MFS transporter: MSTEAPAGPATGRAGSVLLTLAAGQFLMTLDSSVMNVAIATVAKDVGTTVTGIQAAITLYTLVMAMLMVTGGKVGSLIGRKRAFTIGCVVYGAGSLLTAVAPNLPVLIIGWSVLEGIGAALILPAIVALVAGNFPPEGRPRAYGLVMGAGAIAVAVGPLVGGVATTYFSWRWVFVGEVLVVAGILLLARRVQDAPPEVRTRFDVIGSVLAAVGLGLAVLGVLQSSEWGWVVPKPDAPSLLGVSLTVWFMIIGLLIVWAFLERESRLEEANRDPLVKPSMFTNRQMTGGLLMFFLLYLVQAGLFFTIPLFLSVSLGLTAIETGVRILPLSITLLAAAVGIPRFFPNASPRRVVRLGLLAMLAGVVVLLVAIDPAADARIVTVPLLLAGLGIGALASQLGAVTVSAVPDKLSPDVGGLQNTAMYLGAALGTALAGSIMITSLTAAFLLGVQENPAIPEQVKTQASVQLAGGVPFMSDADLQEALDQAAVPPPVADATLDANRDARVEGLQSALTVLALFAAVGLFAARRIPDHPQRSAPAAEQAGQEP, from the coding sequence ATGAGCACTGAGGCACCGGCAGGCCCTGCGACGGGCAGGGCGGGCTCCGTGCTGCTCACCCTCGCCGCGGGCCAGTTCCTGATGACCCTCGACAGCTCGGTCATGAACGTCGCCATCGCCACCGTGGCCAAGGACGTCGGCACGACGGTCACCGGCATCCAGGCGGCCATCACGCTGTACACCCTGGTCATGGCGATGCTGATGGTGACGGGCGGCAAGGTCGGCTCGTTGATCGGGCGAAAGCGCGCGTTCACGATCGGCTGCGTCGTCTACGGCGCCGGTTCGCTGCTGACCGCGGTGGCGCCGAACCTGCCGGTCCTCATCATCGGATGGTCCGTGCTGGAGGGCATCGGAGCGGCGCTGATCCTGCCCGCGATCGTCGCGCTGGTCGCCGGCAACTTCCCGCCCGAGGGCCGCCCGCGCGCGTACGGGCTGGTGATGGGCGCCGGCGCAATCGCGGTGGCGGTCGGCCCGCTCGTCGGCGGGGTCGCGACGACGTACTTCTCCTGGCGGTGGGTGTTCGTCGGGGAGGTGCTCGTCGTCGCCGGGATCCTGCTGCTGGCCCGGCGGGTCCAGGACGCCCCGCCCGAGGTGCGCACCCGGTTCGACGTCATCGGTTCCGTCCTCGCGGCCGTGGGGCTCGGGCTGGCGGTCTTGGGCGTGCTGCAATCTTCGGAGTGGGGCTGGGTCGTCCCGAAGCCGGACGCACCGTCGCTGCTGGGCGTCTCGCTCACGGTCTGGTTCATGATCATCGGGCTGCTGATCGTGTGGGCCTTCCTCGAACGGGAATCGCGCCTGGAGGAGGCGAACCGGGATCCCCTGGTCAAGCCGTCGATGTTCACCAACCGCCAGATGACGGGCGGGCTCCTGATGTTCTTCCTGCTCTACCTGGTGCAGGCAGGGCTGTTCTTCACGATCCCGCTGTTCCTGTCGGTGTCACTGGGTCTGACCGCGATCGAGACGGGGGTCCGGATCCTGCCGCTGTCCATCACGCTGCTCGCGGCCGCGGTCGGGATCCCCAGGTTCTTCCCGAACGCGTCCCCGCGCCGGGTGGTGCGGCTGGGCCTGCTCGCGATGCTCGCCGGCGTAGTCGTCCTGCTCGTGGCCATCGACCCGGCCGCGGACGCCCGGATCGTGACCGTGCCGCTGCTGCTCGCCGGGCTGGGGATCGGCGCGCTCGCGTCGCAGCTCGGAGCCGTGACGGTGAGCGCGGTGCCCGACAAGCTGAGCCCTGATGTCGGCGGGCTGCAGAACACGGCGATGTACCTCGGCGCCGCTCTCGGCACCGCGCTCGCCGGCTCCATCATGATCACCTCCCTGACCGCGGCCTTCCTGCTGGGGGTGCAGGAGAACCCGGCGATTCCCGAGCAGGTCAAGACGCAGGCGAGCGTCCAGCTCGCCGGTGGCGTTCCCTTCATGTCGGACGCCGACCTCCAGGAGGCGCTGGATCAGGCCGCCGTGCCCCCGCCGGTCGCCGATGCCACCCTCGACGCGAACCGCGACGCGCGGGTGGAGGGCCTGCAGTCGGCCCTCACCGTGCTGGCGCTCTTCGCGGCGGTCGGGCTCTTCGCCGCCCGCCGGATCCCGGACCACCCACAACGCTCGGCGCCCGCGGCCGAGCAGGCGGGGCAGGAGCCCTGA